The window GGTGGGCGAATGGTCACAACGTTGTTACCAGGAAATGTGAATTGGAATTTGACCGCCAAAACTTTTGCATTCCCTGCATCTACGTTTTTCACATCCCCAGGTTTTCCTGGAACCAGTTTCACTTCTCTACTCACAAGAGGAGATTTTGCTGGGTCATTCAGAACAGGAGAATATTTATTGTTTTCATCAAACTTCATATCCCCAGATCCATCTTTGTTCACGCCGTCTTTGTCAGTGAACACTTCCCAACCAAATGGTGCCGAAGATACTGGATTGTCCCAAGATTCAATGGTAATGGCTTTGAGTTCTAGAGCTCCAATGTCATTTCCCACAGGTGTTGCCACGCCGTTGGAGACTTTGTATTGTGCCTCTGCAAAACCAATGAGGGCTACCGAGGTGAGCGCTAATAAAGTTAGGATTTTTGTTTTTTTGTTTTCCATTGTTCCCTTCTCCCGCTTACCAATTGTCCTTAATTTCAGAACCAGGGTATTTTGCCTCGGATCTGTCTGTTCTCACTTGTAAATCATCTACATAAAAGTAGAAGTCCCCTGCTACTTCGTGGACATCGGATGTCACAAAGAGGGAAACAAAGTGTAGGTTTTTATCCAAGAGAGCAAATCTCGTACTTTGAGGGATGAATCCAGGAACAGTTGCTGTCAACTTTCTCCATCCAAAAAAATCCAAGCGACCCAAACGGATATTATGTGTTACGTCTTTATAATCTCTGAATTTAGCAAATAAGGTGTGTCTGTATTTACGTCCGAGGACCCATACAGAAATTTGTCTTACTTTTCCTTTGATGATGTATTCATGCGGAGGGTATAATTCCACACGATCCAGCCCTTTAGCAGCAAAATGTGTTTTGACTCCTAAAATATGGTTTTTTTCGATTTTGTCCCCACCATCTTCTGGTACGGTTTTTTCATCGAATACATCTTTGATGAGCCCACGTTGCACAAGTTTTAAAGTCCTTGTTTCACCGAGTGGAGTGGTTGCTTTGACTCTCCAATCCTCAGCCTCTTCAAAATCATCTAAAACGATTTTTCTTAGAGGGCTATCCTCATCATTTGCAGTGTTAGCTGTATTTTGTCCGCCAGTATCTGCCTGTGCGTACAACATTCCTATTGAAAGGAAGAGGCCTAACAACAGTTTGGTCATTCCTAATTTCCCCATGAAACTCACTCCTAAAAGGCTCCTAACTCCGGGTCTTTCGTATTCTCATTATCGGCTATCCGGCTTTTAAATTGATGCAAGATTTCGATCATTCGATCGATTCCTTCCGCCGGAAGAAAGATCGAGGATTTTTTACTATTCGACCATTCCGATACTTTCAGGTAAAATCCAGCCTGGTTTTTCTTCAAATCCACCAAGAAAGTCTTGTTTTGTGTTACGATCTTCTCGGTTAGGATTTCGGGGTCCACCATGCATTCCTTCTCCCTGCCTACGGTAATAGTATCGGATTGTGAAACCCATTCCTTAGCTGTAATAGGAAGAAACTGAGGAATGGAAAAGGTTTTTTCGAATGTGTGCGATAAAAATTACTAATTTAGTAAAATTTTGTCTCTTGCGCTGGCTTTAGGCAAAACGTTTTCGCAGTTCCCTTGCATACGCTAGATCGTGTGTTAACTTTCTGAGGCGGCGGATGTAGTAATGGGTGACTTCTTTGTAAAATTTCAGCTCCATTTCTTTGTTTTTGGAGAACATATCATGCAAATCGGCATACCGAAGTTCGTAGAGTTCGGAGTTTTCCTTGGCTTCGACTTTGGCAGATCGTTTTTCGTCATCAAAAAAAGGCAATTCCCCAAAGTGATCCCCTTCTCCGAGGGTGATGAGGTTCACATCGTCCCCGTGGCTTGTGGAAGTGGAAATTTGAAGGGTTCCGTACTTGACGATGTACATGGATTCGGCTTCCTCTCCCATGTCGTACAAAACATTTCTAGGAGGCAGGTGGACTTCCCGAATCTTTTCAGCTATATGTAATAGTTCATCTTGGTTTAACTTTTGGAAGAGATATATTTTTTTGAGACTCTCTACTTTAGTATTCATTCATTCTCCTAGGATCTTTTGAACATGGGGGAAACTTTCTGATTTTGCAAGAGAAAATTAAGTAGAAAAACTCATGATTTTTTCTGGACAAATGAAACGGAATAGTACTAATATTGCCAGTTCTCCTCGTCTACTAGGGGGAAACGCTAGGAAGAAATCAGCTTCTTAGATCCAGATAAAGGGAAATTTATGACACCGAAAAAGAAGGTATTACTCGTTGAAGACCACGCAGTGACCAGGGTCGGCGTGAAACATGTGGTCAATGCTTCGAATGATTTTGAAGTGGTGGGAGAAGCCGAACATTCCTCTCAAATTGCAAACCTCCTCCAAGAAACGAGACCCGATTTTGTCCTGCTCGACCTTCGCATTCCTGGGGAAAACGTCCTCAATATGGTGAAAGATTGGAAAAAAGACCTGCCACAACTCAAAGTGGTCACCCTCACCATGCTCGATGAACAACCCATTGTCCATTCGGCCATTGAAGCGGGAGTGGATGGGTATCTTCTGAAGAGTGATGACTTGAGTAGCCTCACTCGGAACCTGAATGAGATTGCCTCTGGGAAAACGGTGTATTCCAAAAACCTAAAACTCAGCTTCAATCGAAAACCACAGGATGGTAAGGTTGCCAACAAAAAGGAAAAACAAATCCTCACTCTCCTCGGACAAGGCAAAACCTACCAAGAAATTGGAACCGACATTGGGCTTTCCAAACGAACGGTAGAATACCATGTCGGACGTTTGAAAGACAGATTCAATGCGAAAACCGTTGCGGAACTCATTGGTCGCGCCAAAGAACAAATGTTAATCTAAACCTCAAAGGTCGAGCAGTCTCTTCACAAGTTCGACCATCTTTTGATCGGGGGATGTTTTTGTTAAAAAAGCATCTCCCCCAAGATCGATCACTTCTGTTTCTAATTTATAACCTGTGTTTGGATCTGTATGAGAACTCGATACGAGCATAGAACGAATTTCTTCCATTTCGGAATTAGAATACAAATCCCTTAAAAAATCGATCCCTGTTTTATCCGGCATGGAAAAGTCCACGATGATGAGATCAGGTTTTAACCTTGAGACTGAATACAAGGCGTGATCTGGGTATTCCTCTTCCCAAATGATACAAGGGATGTCTTTTAAGACCTTTCGGATTTGTTTGCGGTAACCTGGGTTGTCGTCGAGGATGAGGACAATTTTTTCAAAATTGGGAAGGAGGAGCTCAACCGATGTTCCTTTCTCTTCCTCTGATTGGACAAGAAGACTTGCCCCATGTCGTTCTGCCACTTCGCGACAAAACGCTAAGCCAACCCCGGCTCCCATTTCGTCCGCTGTACCTTTGCGTACAAACAAAAATCCTTCTTCTAACACATGTTCGGTCCAGTATTTCGGCATCCCAATCCCAGTGTCTGTCACCTTGAGGCTCCAATACTTATTCGATTCGGTGAGTGAAACTTCGACTGTTGCCGACTCTTTTGTGAACTTAACTGCATTCGTAAGTAGGTTCCAGATCAAATGTTCAATGAGATTAGGGTCTCCAATCCCAATGGAGGATTCCTCCATTTGCGTCAGGATGGTGATGTTTTTAGGTTTTGCCATTTCCTGTACTCGTTCAATGAGTTGGTCTGTGATTTGACGGAAGTCAAAAAGTTGGTAATCAGGAAATACAGCTGCATTTTGAAATCGTGAGTATTTGATGAGTTCTTCCACCATACTGAGAATGTTTTTGAGACCAGTGGATGCTTCGCCAAGCACTTGTTTGGCTCTTTCTGGAGAAAGGGAGGGTGGTGATTCTGTGAGTAAATTGACAACGGACGAGATTCCAAAAAGGGGAGAACGAATGTCGTGAGAGACGATGGAGATAAATTTATCTTTTAATTCCCCTGTTTTTTCAGCCTTTTCTTTTTCTTTTTTAAGCTCTAAGGTTTTCCATTCTACTTCTTTGCGTAAATTTAAGGTAAGGTATTCTGCCGTTTCCCAGGTATGCGCATTTTGTTTGGAAATCACAATGGCAAGGCACATACAAAAGATTCCAAATCCTAAATCAGTGATGAGAGGTAGGTCCCATCGTTTGAAAAAAACAACTGAATCGTAAATGGTTGCAGATAAGATCACAAATGTACCAAACGTGATGAATGCTCCCACATAACGTGTTTCTCTTTGGAAAGTAGACCTTACCGCGGCAATAAAGGCTAAAATTAAAATCACAACCATGTAAGCTTGGCTAAACACAAGTAATTTTGTGTACACAGCGTACGGTGACGTGAGTATGATGAGAATCTCAAGTAGGATGGGAACGAGCAAATACCGTTTGAATTTGTTTGGAACCAAATGTGGTTGGACATGGAAAAAGAAAAGTAAACTGAAGATTTGGATCCCACAAAAAGCTAAATATTCCAAACGAATTTGAAACATCTCAAGAAAGTCACTTCCCACAAACCAGTCTCTGGAAACTCGTTCGAATAATAAAATGCGAACAAGCCATGAAAAACAAAGCAGTGCAAACCAAAGAGGGGATTTGTCCTTTCTACGATGGATGTATAAGAATAAATGTGTGATGGCGAGCACAAGAAAGGCTCCAAAGAAAAATGATTTTTTCCTTTCTTTGAAACGAAGGTAAAGGATCGTTTTTCCTACTTCACCGAGAATTGGTGAATAGTAAGGACCACCTCGAGAGTACAAATAGTTTGAAATTTGTAAGTAAAGGACAGTGTCGTTTGTCGCACGAAACGAACGTCCTGTTTCTAAATAATACCCAATGGAATCTTCTTTGATTTTAGAAACTTTGCCTGCCGATCCAAGTAGGACGAGTCCACGTTCGGGATTGGAATAGTACAATCTGTACGCAGATGATGCCTCTCGTAAATAAACCATGAGGTTCATCGGCTCCTTTACCTTTAATTGTAAGCGGTAGGTCACATAACCATGGGCGGGAAGGTTTTGGTTCACCCAATAGGCAGGGACAGCCAGCGGAACAGGTGTTTTCTTTTCGAGTGCTTGGAACTCGGCTTCTGTTTCTGGCAATTCTCCTGGGAAGGCATGCCATTCACCTGCCAAAGGGAATGGGTCCAAGGTTTTTGGATCTTCCCCGGTCAGGTCCAAAATTCCATTTTGGATGGTTTTGGCAGAAGCCAAAGAAGGGATACTCCGGTTGCAATGGGCCAATGGCAAAAAAAGGAAAACGATGACTAAAAGGGAGAATGTGTTTGCTCTGAGAATCCGTTCCACATCCAAATCTTAAAAAGAAATTGGAAAAACTCAAATCTTATTAGGAGTTCTACGAGAAATTTCGGGGAAATGGCAGAACGAACCAAAGGATCACTTGGAAATGCCGAGCGCATTGCCCACTCTCCGCTTAGAAAACATTGACTTAGTGGGGAATGAAAATGAACTAGTGGAGTTTCGAGGGAACCAATGGCCAAACAATCCGATGCATTTACAAAAAAAATCCAGGAAGGATACCCAAGTGACGGGTCCCTTTTTTTAGGATGTGGAAAATTTGATGGGGACACTTTCCCTGAAGCCAAGGTCCAAATCCCCCTCTCCACCTTAAACCGACATGGTCTGATCGCCGGTGCCACGGGAACAGGAAAAACCAAAACCTTACAACTCCTCACAGAATCCCTTTCCGATGCGGGTGTGCCCGTTGTCCTTATGGACATCAAAGGAGACCTTTCTGGTCTTGCGGCAGAAGGCGAATCCAATGAAAAAATCGAAGAACGAACCAAGATCCTTGGTTCGGAATGGAATCCCACAACCTACCCCGTTGAATTTTTATCCATCTCCAAAGAACCAGGGGTCAAACTCCGTGCAACAGTTGCCGAGTTTGGTCCGATTTTACTTTCTCGGATTTTGGAACTCAATGAAACACAAGGCAGTGTGGTTTCCCTTGTCTTTAAATACTGTGATGATTTGGGGCTTCCCATCCTTGACCTCAAGGATTTCAAAAAAGCACTCCAATACATCAATGACGAAGGCAAAGAGGAACTAGAAAAAGAATACGGCACTGTTTCCTCTCAAAGTGTTTCGATCATCTTACGAAAGTTAATGGATCTGGAAAGCCAAGGCGGGGAGGATTTTTTTGGTGAACCTTCGTTTGATGTGGATGACCTTATCCAAACAGAATCTAAAAAAGGGAAAATTTCCATTGTCAGGCTCACAGACATTCAAACCAAACCACGTCTTTTTTCTACATTTATGTTGTCTCTCCTCACAGAGATTTATGCGAATTTTCCAGAAGAAGGTGATTTGGAGAAACCAAAACTAGTATTATTCATCGATGAAGCCCACTTGGTCTTTGATGAAGCTTCCAGTGATTTGTTAAAACAATTGGAAACAATGGTACGCCTCATCCGTTCCAAAGGTGTGGGAATTATTTTTTGTACACAATCGCCAACCGATTTACCAAAGGAAATTTTAGGCCAATTGGGACTCAAAGTCCAACATGCCCTCCGCGCCTTCACAGCAAACGACCGCAAGGCGATCAAAACCGCTTCCGAAAATTATCCAGAAACGGATTTTTATGATACCAAAGAAGTGATCACAGAACTTGGGATTGGGGAGGCATTCATCACAGCCCTAAATACCAAAGGATCTCCCACTCCCCTCGTCCACACCTTTCTCTGTCCTCCCAAGTCTCGTATGGGAACTCTCACAACAAAGGAACTCGAAGGTTTGGTTGGAAAATCGGAACTAGTGAAAAAATACGAAACCACCCTCGATCGGGAAAGTGCTCACGAAATGCTCACTAAAAAGATGGAAACCATTGCCGACGAGACGGAATCGGCAGAAGAGGAAACGGGATCCAAAAAACCCAAATCCAAACGTGCCAAAGAAAAAGAAGACCCCAGTTTTGTGGAAACCCTCTCCAAAAACCCCCTCGCCAGAGAAGTAGGAAGGACCGTTGCCAAGGAAGTGACTCGGGGCCTACTCGGGATGCTCGGTGTCACCCCCAAGCGCGGCTCAAAACGCAAAAAAACAGGGCTTTTCGGGTTCTAATTTCATTTTAGCACTCTTTGATTGAAAGTGCTTGACGAATCCTTCCTCCAATCATTCTATGGTACTTGAGTTTAGCACTCTTTTTGAAATGGTGCTAAACTTAGTATTAATCAGTAGAATGCATACAAGGAGTCACTCATGGCGTCAATTAAACCTT of the Leptospira biflexa serovar Patoc strain 'Patoc 1 (Paris)' genome contains:
- the flaA2 gene encoding flagellar filament outer layer protein FlaA2, whose protein sequence is MGKLGMTKLLLGLFLSIGMLYAQADTGGQNTANTANDEDSPLRKIVLDDFEEAEDWRVKATTPLGETRTLKLVQRGLIKDVFDEKTVPEDGGDKIEKNHILGVKTHFAAKGLDRVELYPPHEYIIKGKVRQISVWVLGRKYRHTLFAKFRDYKDVTHNIRLGRLDFFGWRKLTATVPGFIPQSTRFALLDKNLHFVSLFVTSDVHEVAGDFYFYVDDLQVRTDRSEAKYPGSEIKDNW
- a CDS encoding PurA ssDNA and RNA-binding domain protein, producing the protein MDPEILTEKIVTQNKTFLVDLKKNQAGFYLKVSEWSNSKKSSIFLPAEGIDRMIEILHQFKSRIADNENTKDPELGAF
- a CDS encoding cyclic nucleotide-binding domain-containing protein, which translates into the protein MNTKVESLKKIYLFQKLNQDELLHIAEKIREVHLPPRNVLYDMGEEAESMYIVKYGTLQISTSTSHGDDVNLITLGEGDHFGELPFFDDEKRSAKVEAKENSELYELRYADLHDMFSKNKEMELKFYKEVTHYYIRRLRKLTHDLAYARELRKRFA
- a CDS encoding response regulator transcription factor → MTPKKKVLLVEDHAVTRVGVKHVVNASNDFEVVGEAEHSSQIANLLQETRPDFVLLDLRIPGENVLNMVKDWKKDLPQLKVVTLTMLDEQPIVHSAIEAGVDGYLLKSDDLSSLTRNLNEIASGKTVYSKNLKLSFNRKPQDGKVANKKEKQILTLLGQGKTYQEIGTDIGLSKRTVEYHVGRLKDRFNAKTVAELIGRAKEQMLI
- a CDS encoding ATP-binding protein; protein product: MDVERILRANTFSLLVIVFLFLPLAHCNRSIPSLASAKTIQNGILDLTGEDPKTLDPFPLAGEWHAFPGELPETEAEFQALEKKTPVPLAVPAYWVNQNLPAHGYVTYRLQLKVKEPMNLMVYLREASSAYRLYYSNPERGLVLLGSAGKVSKIKEDSIGYYLETGRSFRATNDTVLYLQISNYLYSRGGPYYSPILGEVGKTILYLRFKERKKSFFFGAFLVLAITHLFLYIHRRKDKSPLWFALLCFSWLVRILLFERVSRDWFVGSDFLEMFQIRLEYLAFCGIQIFSLLFFFHVQPHLVPNKFKRYLLVPILLEILIILTSPYAVYTKLLVFSQAYMVVILILAFIAAVRSTFQRETRYVGAFITFGTFVILSATIYDSVVFFKRWDLPLITDLGFGIFCMCLAIVISKQNAHTWETAEYLTLNLRKEVEWKTLELKKEKEKAEKTGELKDKFISIVSHDIRSPLFGISSVVNLLTESPPSLSPERAKQVLGEASTGLKNILSMVEELIKYSRFQNAAVFPDYQLFDFRQITDQLIERVQEMAKPKNITILTQMEESSIGIGDPNLIEHLIWNLLTNAVKFTKESATVEVSLTESNKYWSLKVTDTGIGMPKYWTEHVLEEGFLFVRKGTADEMGAGVGLAFCREVAERHGASLLVQSEEEKGTSVELLLPNFEKIVLILDDNPGYRKQIRKVLKDIPCIIWEEEYPDHALYSVSRLKPDLIIVDFSMPDKTGIDFLRDLYSNSEMEEIRSMLVSSSHTDPNTGYKLETEVIDLGGDAFLTKTSPDQKMVELVKRLLDL
- a CDS encoding helicase HerA-like domain-containing protein; translation: MAKQSDAFTKKIQEGYPSDGSLFLGCGKFDGDTFPEAKVQIPLSTLNRHGLIAGATGTGKTKTLQLLTESLSDAGVPVVLMDIKGDLSGLAAEGESNEKIEERTKILGSEWNPTTYPVEFLSISKEPGVKLRATVAEFGPILLSRILELNETQGSVVSLVFKYCDDLGLPILDLKDFKKALQYINDEGKEELEKEYGTVSSQSVSIILRKLMDLESQGGEDFFGEPSFDVDDLIQTESKKGKISIVRLTDIQTKPRLFSTFMLSLLTEIYANFPEEGDLEKPKLVLFIDEAHLVFDEASSDLLKQLETMVRLIRSKGVGIIFCTQSPTDLPKEILGQLGLKVQHALRAFTANDRKAIKTASENYPETDFYDTKEVITELGIGEAFITALNTKGSPTPLVHTFLCPPKSRMGTLTTKELEGLVGKSELVKKYETTLDRESAHEMLTKKMETIADETESAEEETGSKKPKSKRAKEKEDPSFVETLSKNPLAREVGRTVAKEVTRGLLGMLGVTPKRGSKRKKTGLFGF